In Megalopta genalis isolate 19385.01 chromosome 7, iyMegGena1_principal, whole genome shotgun sequence, a single window of DNA contains:
- the eIF2D gene encoding eukaryotic translation initiation factor 2D isoform X1, translating into MFIKPFKIKSNNQLKGTERKKLCQDILAAYPILTDEDVQSLIPKKEAISVMKITTHSGHLGKLYCVAKIPMFFQVDNIHHPLLPTIYSLWHHPNLLTIFTTRHPVISKLASGADLMLPGVVVKEPVTLYSFGKLPKGTPVSVDTDDNKASVAVGITALSSEDMYMSGGYGKCIEILHAIGDTLCQLGKPPARPNMGPSLTTDVDKLENAEQDTDQANKSNDNSLVDTMNDLRVSEENLAHESAGEENAEDNAEESADTEIVVLEEPVETSEAALDPVQEMDNLLEYCFLKACKRSVKSSDLPMLVSNFFKNHLMAACPPDKNIDIKKSRYKKLSVFLAEMKARGVINTSITKGVESLLSIKFDHASIRRLVILEEPAPVEPVVSNTAVVSECYKVTADVVPILSKFGYEKGDVMKRAEIRKCFTEYVKNENLQDGKILKLNPQLAGIMKTKADQVTVTMEDGINKFIGRMTHMHEVMLAGNKLLHTGKLEPIDMRVTVRSGGKKVTLVNNLETFGINPKDFSKECQNIGASATITDEPGKKTPSVLVQGNQILYVYKLLTEKYQIKKNYIRGLEFAPKKPGAHKK; encoded by the exons ATGTTTATTAAACCTTTCAAAATTAAGTCTAATAATCAATTGAAAGGTACCGAGAG GAAAAAATTGTGCCAAGATATTTTAGCGGCGTATCCAATTCTGACAGACGAGGATGTACAGTCATTAATTCCCAAAAAGGAGGCAATCAGTGTCATGAAAATCACAACTCACAGTGGACACTTGGGCAAATTATACTGCGTTGCCAAAATACCCATGTTTTTCCAAGTCGACAATATACATCACCCTCTGTTGCCGACCATATACAGCTTATGGCATCATCCAAACTTGTTAACAATCTTCACAACAAGACATCCGGTGATCTCGAAGTTAGCAAGCGGAGCGGATTTAATGTTGCCTGGAGTGGTTGTCAAAGAACCGGTGACCTTGTACTCTTTCGGTAAACTGCCAAAGGGTACGCCGGTTTCGGTAGATACGGACGACAACAAG GCATCGGTTGCTGTTGGTATTACCGCGTTATCCAGCGAGGACATGTACATGTCCGGTGGTTATGGAAAATGCATAGAAATACTGCATGCGATAGGAGACACGCTTTGCCAATTGGGAAAACCACCTGCAAGACCAAACATGGGACCATCCCTAACTACCGATGTTGATAAATTAGAGAACGCCGAACAAGATACCGACCAAGCCAATAAAAGCAACGATAACTCGCTTGTTGACACGATGAATGATTTACGAGTGTCCGAGGAGAACCTAGCACACGAATCTGCAGGAGAG GAAAATGCAGAAGATAACGCGGAAGAATCCGCGGATACTGAAATCGTTGTCCTAGAAGAACCGGTGGAAACTTCTGAGGCAGCATTAGACCCGGTacaagaaatggacaatttgttaGAATATTGTTTTTTGAAAGCTTGCAAGAGGTCCGTAAAGTCCAGCGATTTGCCGATGTTAGTATCGAATTTTTTCAAAAATCATTTGATGGCGGCGTGTCCACCCGATAAGAACATAGACATAAAAAAGTCCCGATATAAAAAGCTGTCGGTGTTCTTAGCGGAGATGAAAGCGAGAGGTGTTATCAATACTTCTATCACAAAAGGCGTTGAGAGTCTGTTGTCGATTAAG TTCGATCACGCGTCGATAAGGAGATTGGTGATTTTAGAGGAACCTGCGCCAGTTGAACCGGTCGTGTCGAACACAGCGGTGGTCTCGGAGTGTTACAAAGTAACCGCGGACGTCGTGCCGATATTGTCAAAATTCGGATACGA AAAAGGGGACGTAATGAAAAGAGCTGAGATCAGAAAATGTTTCACTGAATACGTGAAAAATGAGAACCTACAGGACGGAAA GATATTGAAATTAAACCCGCAACTCGCAGGTATCATGAAAACCAAAGCGGACCAGGTCACCGTCACGATGGAGGACGGAATAAACAAATTCATAGGGCGTATGACGCACATGCACGAAGTTATGCTAGCCGGGAACAAGCTGTTGCACACGGGCAAGTTGGAGCCCATCGATATGAGGGTTACGGTTCGTTCCGGTGGGAAAAAG GTGACGCTGGTAAATAACTTGGAGACTTTTGGAATAAACCCGAAAGACTTTAGCAAAGAGTGCCAAAACATAGGCGCCAGCGCAACGATCACGGATGAACCGGGAAAGAAAACTCCTAGCGTTCTCGTTCAAGGAAATCAAATCCTATACGTGTACAAATTACTCACCG AAAAATATCAAATCAAGAAGAATTATATAAGAGGGCTGGAATTCGCGCCAAAAAAGCCAGGCGCGCATAAAAAGTAA
- the eIF2D gene encoding eukaryotic translation initiation factor 2D isoform X2 produces the protein MFIKPFKIKSNNQLKGTERKKLCQDILAAYPILTDEDVQSLIPKKEAISVMKITTHSGHLGKLYCVAKIPMFFQVDNIHHPLLPTIYSLWHHPNLLTIFTTRHPVISKLASGADLMLPGVVVKEPVTLYSFGKLPKGTPVSVDTDDNKASVAVGITALSSEDMYMSGGYGKCIEILHAIGDTLCQLGKPPARPNMGPSLTTDVDKLENAEQDTDQANKSNDNSLVDTMNDLRVSEENLAHESAGEENAEDNAEESADTEIVVLEEPVETSEAALDPVQEMDNLLEYCFLKACKRSVKSSDLPMLVSNFFKNHLMAACPPDKNIDIKKSRYKKLSVFLAEMKARGVINTSITKGVESLLSIKFDHASIRRLVILEEPAPVEPVVSNTAVVSECYKVTADVVPILSKFGYEKGDVMKRAEIRKCFTEYVKNENLQDGKYHENQSGPGHRHDGGRNKQIHRAYDAHARSYASREQAVAHGQVGAHRYEGYGSFRWEKGDAGK, from the exons ATGTTTATTAAACCTTTCAAAATTAAGTCTAATAATCAATTGAAAGGTACCGAGAG GAAAAAATTGTGCCAAGATATTTTAGCGGCGTATCCAATTCTGACAGACGAGGATGTACAGTCATTAATTCCCAAAAAGGAGGCAATCAGTGTCATGAAAATCACAACTCACAGTGGACACTTGGGCAAATTATACTGCGTTGCCAAAATACCCATGTTTTTCCAAGTCGACAATATACATCACCCTCTGTTGCCGACCATATACAGCTTATGGCATCATCCAAACTTGTTAACAATCTTCACAACAAGACATCCGGTGATCTCGAAGTTAGCAAGCGGAGCGGATTTAATGTTGCCTGGAGTGGTTGTCAAAGAACCGGTGACCTTGTACTCTTTCGGTAAACTGCCAAAGGGTACGCCGGTTTCGGTAGATACGGACGACAACAAG GCATCGGTTGCTGTTGGTATTACCGCGTTATCCAGCGAGGACATGTACATGTCCGGTGGTTATGGAAAATGCATAGAAATACTGCATGCGATAGGAGACACGCTTTGCCAATTGGGAAAACCACCTGCAAGACCAAACATGGGACCATCCCTAACTACCGATGTTGATAAATTAGAGAACGCCGAACAAGATACCGACCAAGCCAATAAAAGCAACGATAACTCGCTTGTTGACACGATGAATGATTTACGAGTGTCCGAGGAGAACCTAGCACACGAATCTGCAGGAGAG GAAAATGCAGAAGATAACGCGGAAGAATCCGCGGATACTGAAATCGTTGTCCTAGAAGAACCGGTGGAAACTTCTGAGGCAGCATTAGACCCGGTacaagaaatggacaatttgttaGAATATTGTTTTTTGAAAGCTTGCAAGAGGTCCGTAAAGTCCAGCGATTTGCCGATGTTAGTATCGAATTTTTTCAAAAATCATTTGATGGCGGCGTGTCCACCCGATAAGAACATAGACATAAAAAAGTCCCGATATAAAAAGCTGTCGGTGTTCTTAGCGGAGATGAAAGCGAGAGGTGTTATCAATACTTCTATCACAAAAGGCGTTGAGAGTCTGTTGTCGATTAAG TTCGATCACGCGTCGATAAGGAGATTGGTGATTTTAGAGGAACCTGCGCCAGTTGAACCGGTCGTGTCGAACACAGCGGTGGTCTCGGAGTGTTACAAAGTAACCGCGGACGTCGTGCCGATATTGTCAAAATTCGGATACGA AAAAGGGGACGTAATGAAAAGAGCTGAGATCAGAAAATGTTTCACTGAATACGTGAAAAATGAGAACCTACAGGACGGAAA GTATCATGAAAACCAAAGCGGACCAGGTCACCGTCACGATGGAGGACGGAATAAACAAATTCATAGGGCGTATGACGCACATGCACGAAGTTATGCTAGCCGGGAACAAGCTGTTGCACACGGGCAAGTTGGAGCCCATCGATATGAGGGTTACGGTTCGTTCCGGTGGGAAAAAG GTGACGCTGGTAAATAA